In Glandiceps talaboti chromosome 14, keGlaTala1.1, whole genome shotgun sequence, a single genomic region encodes these proteins:
- the LOC144446012 gene encoding kelch-like protein 25, with amino-acid sequence MSGTVSYRTLYVPDIATRVLSSLDALRRRDDDIDTILCVDDEELPCHRVVLSACSPYFKAMFAHELKESSDARVTLNDVKPDVIKPLIDFAYTMRLDINEENVQDLLTTANFLQFDDVTSACCDFMTNKLTPENCLGIWEFAENLGCKCLAQSAKSYSLANFDKVSAQTEFLQMEKKVLIAYIQDDRLQCTDEIKVCQAVLEWLKFDQANRADDLTDILEHVRLPLANIDTSTTELLENEPYKRFLDEAKYCQQLMQKGYKIQGPRTRLRRGDLNSEFLILLGGQTKDEYKTDAEFNAKVMYTPVSESIEHSQWRELAQMPNPKKRKLSILHSGVNIYVVGGYDSVIQRSSAEVWSYNFTANYWKRLKSLNTARHSHGSALLHRDIFVAGGKNSLVGMRLSSAERYSAIKDEWTNLPSMPEAVSVPSVVACRAQFFVIGGSNINDMPCNKIQCYDTLTKSWSIVRHISIQRKLLTSAVVENKIYIFGGKCPRDVIIYDPKSKTVIYERHASNEQRLYPGVMQREGKIYLTGGKGTDQINRCTDIYDTNTNSWSRIMDFLPVPLYMHGGCIIKEV; translated from the exons ATGTCAGGGACCGTAAGTTACAGGACTCTCTACGTGCCGGACATAGCGACGCGAGTGTTGTCTTCTCTGGACGCACTTCGGCGACgtgatgatgatattgacaCTATACTGTGTGTTGATGACGAAGAATTACCGTGTCACCGTGTGGTCCTATCAGCATGTAGTCCATACTTCAAAGCTATGTTCGCACATGAATTAAAAGAAAGTTCCGATGCTAGGGTGACATTGAATGACGTCAAACCTGACGTCATCAAACCCCTGATCGATTTTGCATACACAATGAGGTTGGATATCAACGAAGAAAATGTTCAGGATTTGTTGACGACAGCAAACTTCTTACAGTTTGATGACGTCACTTCCGCGTGTTGTGATTTCATGACGAATAAGTTGACACCTGAAAATTGTCTAGGAATATGGGAATTTGCTGAGAATTTGGGATGTAAATGTTTAGCTCAAAGTGCTAAATCTTATAGTCTTGCCAATTTTGACAAAGTTAGTGCGCAGACAGAATTTCTGCAAATGGAGAAAAAGGTACTGATCGCTTACATACAGGACGATCGCTTACAATGCACAGATGAGATCAAGGTTTGTCAGGCTGTTTTAGAATGGCTAAAGTTCGACCAAGCCAACCGAGCAGACGATCTCACGGACATCCTCGAACACGTACGCCTACCTCTAGCCAACATCGACACATCTACAACTGAATTACTGGAGAACGAACCGTATAAAAGGTTCCTGGACGAGGCCAAATATTGTCAACAGTTAATGCAGAAAGGGTATAAAATTCAAGGGCCACGAACGAGGCTAAGACGAGGCGACTTGAATTCAGAATTTCTCATTTTATTAGGGGGTCAAACAAAAGATGAATACAAGACCGATGCTGAATTCAATGCCAAGGTGATGTACACCCCTGTAAGTGAATCGATCGAACACAGTCAATGGAGAGAACTGGCTCAAATGCCAAATCCAAAGAAACGGAAACTTTCCATTCTTCATTCAG gTGTGAATATTTATGTGGTTGGAGGTTATGATTCTGTAATCCAACGCTCGTCGGCCGAAGTGTGGAGTTACAACTTTACCGCCAACTACTGGAAACGGCTTAAGAGCCTGAACACAGCGCGTCACTCTCACGGTTCGGCATTACTGCATCGTGATATCTTCGTGGCTGGTGGCAAGAATTCCCTCGTAGGTATGAGATTGAGCAGCGCTGAGCGGTACAGCGCCATCAAGGACGAGTGGACGAATCTCCCATCAATGCCAGAAGCCGTCAGCGTACCGTCCGTTGTCGCTTGCCGCGCCCAATTTTTCGTCATCGGTGGAAGCAACATCAATGATATGCCGTGCAACAAGATACAGTGTTACGACACACTAACAAAATCCTGGTCAATCGTTCGCCATATTTCTATACAGCGAAAACTTCTAACTTCGGCTGTCGtggaaaacaaaatttacatatttggcGGCAAATGTCCACGTGATGTGATCATATACGACCCGAAGTCTAAGACCGTAATATACGAAAGACATGCCTCGAATGAACAGAGGCTCTACCCAGGAGTTATGCAACGAGAAGGGAAAATATATCTGACAGGTGGAAAGGGGACGGATCAGATTAATAGATGTACTGATATTTACGACACGAACACAAACAGTTGGAGTCGAATCATGGACTTTCTACCAGTGCCGTTGTATATGCATGGGGGCTGTATTATAAAAGAGGTGTGA
- the LOC144445276 gene encoding melanotransferrin-like: MAGKEYGLIPILAERYPDDEESYAVAIAKASDTNITLHGLRDKRSCHSGVKMAAGWVVPIVTLFDWNVIPQESCGDKSPHVGFIDTVSVGDFFDLSCAPGSSLKEYNVKGVNPFSLCDWCMGNSKHLEAFDLDFCARNHGEDFYGNIGALRCLMEGEGDVAFTNQISVFEITRERSREWASDVKEDDFVILCRDGSRKPISDYKLQGCHFHKVPSNVVMAAGNNTKGNIELYKNMLLQGQNIFGNDDNKEGFKMFASGSYFSDLIFSDVTEGLIDVGDDVSYIDWLGEDYLLLQESLTGCGLLSETVRSGVQKPLCLKTLLLMSCLFFHVFTSY, encoded by the exons ATGGCTGGGAAGGAATATGGACTAATACCCATCCTAGCAGAGAGGTATCCAG ATGATGAAGAGTCTTACGCCGTTGCCATAGCAAAAGCGAGCGACACCAACATCACCTTACATGGCCTACGAGACAAACGAAGCTGTCACAGTGGTGTCAAGATGGCGGCTGGTTGGGTTGTTCCGATAGTAACGTTGTTTGATTGGAACGTCATACCACAAGAAAGCTGCGGAGACAAAAGTCCACATGTTGGTTTTATCGATACGGTATCAGTTGGTGACTTCTTTGATTTGAGTTGTGCACCAG GATCCAGTTTAAAAGAATACAACGTAAAAGGCGTCAATCCATTTTCTCTTTGTGATTGGTGTATGGGGAACAGCAAACACCTCGAAGCATTCGATTTAGATTTTTGTGCTCGTAACCATGGAGAAGATTTCTATGGCAACATAGGTGCATTACG TTGCCTGATGGAGGGTGAAGGAGACGTTGCATTCACCAATCAAATATCAGTATTTGAAATAACGCGTGAACGGTCACGTGAGTGGGCCTCTGACGTAAAAGAAGACGATTTCGTCATTCTTTGCAGAGATGGATCTAGAAAACCCATATCGGACTACAAACTACAGGGCTGTCATTTTCATAAG gtgccgtcaAACGTTGTCATGGCAGCTGGAAATAACACTAAAGGAAATATTGAATTGTACAAGAATATGCTGTTACAAGGACAG AATATCTTTGGTAACGATGACAACAAAGAGGGTTTCAAGATGTTTGCTTCTGGCAGTTATTTTTCGGACTTGATTTTTAGTGACGTCACTGAAGGATTGATTGACGTAGGCGATGACGTATCTTACATCGATTGGTTGGGAGAAGACTATCTGCTTTTACAAGAGAGTTTAACGGGCTGTGGACTATTATCAGAAACTGTTCGTTCGGGTGTTCAAAAACCACTATGCCTAAAAACATTGCTCTTAATGAGTTGTCTGTTTTTTCACGTCTTTACTTCTTACTAA
- the LOC144445994 gene encoding CD59 glycoprotein-like, which translates to MRSSLELLVVLSLLTTVCISLRCYECSGESSNSKCNRDEDLVNCSRTQDACLKTVVWSTVDGKTIHKSCYWASECDTALQTTWPCDTLQNAWACSECCDTDDCNISDTSLATTVTSSKFGTVISFVLFVIMYCKKTS; encoded by the exons ATGAGAAGTAGTTTAGAACTATTGGTGGTTTTGTCATTGCTGACAACAG tgtgtaTAAGTCTTCGTTGTTATGAATGCAGTGGTGAAAGTAGCAACTCAAAATGTAACAGGGATGAAGATTTAGTCAACTGTAGTCGAACTCAAGATGCCTGTCTTAAAACAGTCGTATGGTCAA ctgTAGATGGCAAGACTATTCACAAGTCATGTTATTGGGCCAGTGAGTGTGACACTGCTCTACAGACCACCTGGCCTTGTGATACCCTTCAGAATGCATGGGCATGCTCGGAATGTTGTGACACTGATGACTGCAACATAAGTGATACATCTCTAGCTACAACTGTCACATCTAGCAAGTTTGGTACTGTGATTTCATTTGTACTATTCGTAATAATGTATTGCAAAAAGACCAGCTAG